In Triticum urartu cultivar G1812 unplaced genomic scaffold, Tu2.1 TuUngrouped_contig_6377, whole genome shotgun sequence, one DNA window encodes the following:
- the LOC125530523 gene encoding protein ROOT HAIR DEFECTIVE 3 homolog 1-like, whose product MVATVRCDEIANERFGCLTSDAEWLDLENDVQAGSVLSFGKKLGSIVEVHMEEYDKEAVYFDEAVRKSKRQLLESRILNLVQPAFQKNLSHLRTKALEKFKTGLNQSLESGKGFAASVRETTESSLSEFNQGCADSVIKQADWDYSKTLEKVRRDIEDHALSVRESKLTELTNHAKEKLRKALVEPVESLFDAAGQTTWASIESLYKRETQAILPEVFKALSGFEMGSEFSEEMVSKLRDYGQSIVENKAKEEASKILMHMKERFTVVFSHDKDSMPRTWTGKEDVRAIAKEARSAALKLLSVLAVIRWDDKPDRIENILISTLLDGSVASKSSSASSGDPLASTSWEEVHPKHTLITPAQCKSVWKQFQSETEFTITQAVSTQQAHRRGNGRLPPPWALVAMAVLGFDEIMMLLRNPIYVFLLFVGYLLVRALAVQLDIGREFQNGMVPGILSVSAKLLPTLQNLLNKVATDQQQPQQQGQQHRPPAAEAPEAQHPPPPLLLSPKSSMSELRRLHTPPSPVRRSVSSPSHSSPPSPKASPRKVAEEQKPPDNESSSAYSIV is encoded by the exons ATGGTTGCTACTGTTCGCTGTGATGAAATTGCAAATGAGAGGTTTGGCTGCCTAACCTCGGATGCT GAATGGCTAGATTTGGAGAATGATGTACAGGCTGGTTCAGTACTCAGTTTTGGGAAAAAACTTGGATCTATTGTGGAGGTCCACATGGAAGA GTATGACAAAGAAGCTGTCTATTTTGATGAAGCTGTTAGGAAGTCCAAACGGCAACTGCTGGAATCTAGAATACTGAAT CTTGTCCAGCCTGCATTCCAGAAAAATTTGAGTCATCTACGTACTAAGGCTCTTGAAAAATTTAAAACCGGCCTTAATCAATCTCTTGAGAGTGGAAAAGGTTTCGCAGCATCTGTTCGAGAAACTACTGAATCCTCTCTCAGTGAATTTAATCAAGGGTGTGCAG ATTCTGTAATCAAGCAGGCGGATTGGGACTACTCTAAAACCCTAGAGAAAGTTCGGCGTGATATTGAAGACCATGCACTTTCAGTTCGTGAAAGCAAGCTAACAGAACTAACAAATCATGCTAAG GAGAAACTAAGAAAAGCACTTGTTGAACCTGTGGAATCTCTTTTTGATGCCGCCGGCCAAACAACTTGGGCATCAATAGAAAGCCTCTATAAACGTGAGACACAGGCCATCCTGCCAGAGGTTTTTAAAGCTCTTTCTGGGTTTGAAATGGGAAGCGAATTCTCAGAAGAAATGGTGTCAAAATTAAGGGATTATGGTCAAAGCATTGTGGAAAATAAGGCTAAAGAAGAAGCTAGCAAAATTTTGATGCATATGAAGGAAAG GTTCACAGTGGTGTTTAGTCATGACAAGGACTCAATGCCAAGGACCTGGACAGGAAAGGAAGATGTCCGTGCAATAGCAAAGGAGGCTCGATCTGCT GCTCTCAAACTTCTGTCTGTATTAGCCGTCATTCGCTGGGATGACAAGCCAGATAGGATTGAAAACATTCTGATTTCCACACTTCTAGATGGTTCTGTTGCGTCAAAGAGTTCAAGTGCTTCTTCTGGTGACCCGCTTGCTTCAACTAGCTGGGAAGAG GTTCATCCAAAGCATACGCTTATTACGCCAGCTCAGTGCAAGTCAGTGTGGAAGCAGTTCCAATCAGAAACTGAGTTCACCATTACACAAGCAGTATCAACGCAG CAAGCTCACAGGCGCGGTAATGGCAGACTGCCTCCTCCTTGGGCGCTGGTTGCTATGGCAGTTCTTGGTTTTGATGAGATCATGATGCTTCTGAG GAATCCTATATACGTGTTCTTGCTATTTGTGGGTTATTTACTTGTCAGAGCTTTAGCAGTGCAGCTAGATATTGGCAGAGAATTCCAAAATGGAATG GTTCCTGGGATCCTATCTGTTTCAGCAAAACTACTACCCACTCTGCAGAATCTTCTAAACAAAGTCGCAACTGATCAGCAGCAGCCGCAACAACAAGGGCAGCAGCACCGCCCTCCGGCCGCAGAAGCTCCGGAGGCGCAGCACCCGCCCCCCCCGCTACTCCTGAGCCCCAAAAGCTCGATGAGTGAACTGCGGAGGCTGCACACGCCGCCGAGCCCGGTGCGCAGATCGGTATCGTCCCCGTCACACTCCTCGCCGCCGTCACCCAAGGCGTCGCCCCGCAAAGTGGCAGAGGAGCAGAAACCACCTGACAACGAGTCCAGCAGTGCTTACTCCATAGTGTGA